The Prevotella sp. E2-28 genome includes the window GAATCTTCGGACATACTATTTTCTCGCATATCATCTCACGTACTGCTGCTGCTTGCGATGCCCGTATGGGTGGTGCTATGATTCCTGTGATGTCAAACTCTGGTTCTGGTAACCAGGGCATCTGTGCCACTAATCCTGTATGTGTCTATGCAAAGGAGAACGAGAACACAGAGGAAGAACTGATTCGTGCCTTGACGCTTAGTCATCTCACGGCTATCTATATCAAACAATCACTGGGTACGCTATCAGCACTCTGCGGATGTGTGGTGGCTTCTATAGGCAGTAGTGTGGGTATCACCTATCTGATGGGGGGCGACTACGAGCATTGTTGCAGAAGCGTGAAGAACATGATTGCGAACCTCACAGGTATGATTTGCGATGGTGCGAAGCCCTCATGTTCTTTAAAAATCACTTCTGGGGTCAGCACAGCTATTCTCTCTGCCTTGCTGTCTATGGAAGGGAAATGCGTTACCAGCGAAGAAGGTATTGTGGACGATTGCGTTGACCGCAGTATCCATAACCTTACAACCATTGGTGCCGATGGTATGGGACCAACAGACGATATGGTGCTACGTATCATGACAACAAAAGGGTGCTGAATTCAGCACCCTTTCTTATTCTTTGTTTATTTGATTTTTGGTTTCAACTCATCAGGTGAGTCCTTTGTGAACATATTCACAGGTGGAGCCTGCATCGAGTAGAAATGATTGATGGTTTCTGGCGTCAGCGTCATGGCTGGCTGGAAATCATCACTTTGTATATAGTCAAGTATAGCCTGACGCATCTGACGCGCTACATGGCGATGCTCTAAATCTTTTGTGATATCCATTGTGGTCATCAGCAACTTGCCTTTTAGGACCTTAGCTTCAATGAGCATACCCAACTTTCGCGACACGTGCCATGTGTCGATAGGTTGGATAGGAGACTGATATTCCTTAGGCAGTTCCATCAAATTCATCACCTGTGCCTTGTTCAGCAGTTCCCACCAGTTCAGGTTCGACCAATCATCCGTAGGGAACCCATGCTTGAATAGCGGATGCTCCTTATTAATATAGGCACCAGTGGTATGAGGTGGGCGCATCTTAAACCACGATGTGTTCCAGAATACAGGCAGGTAATGCTGCACCACATCACTACCCAGTTTCACCCTTCCAGCTGCAGTCAGCAATACGGTGCCGCCTTTCTTCAGGACCTTTAGTGCATGAGCGTCCAGCGAATCAGCAATATACACCTTATCATTTAGCACTTCACCCTGATTACCTTCCTTAGGATAGACCCAGAAATCCCAGTGGTTTTTCACCAGGCGACCTAAATAAGCATAGAGAGTCAGCTTGGTTGGATGCTTAATACTATCTAGCGGGAACGTCACGATACCTAATTCCTGGTTCTTGCCTACAGAAATAGTATCTAAAAGCAGGCTACCTCTATGCCATACTTTCATGGAATCATCTGCGATATAATAACTGACTCCAGCATTTACGAAATGGCCATAGAAAGCGTTATAGACCTCAACAGGTATGCGCAGCGTCTCATTATTAGTGTACACAAACTTAGGGAAGCGAGCCAAGACCACCAATGAGTTACAGAACTCACGCCAATTTCGGCCTGTAGTATAACCTTTCTCCTGCCAATGCACGCTCAATGGTCCTACCAAAGCAGTACCTTGTCCGCTGTAGTCGTTCAGTCCCAACAACTGGAAACCAGCATAATCTTTCGTCCTAAGATTACGCTCTATCTCATATTTATAACAAAGTGTCTGAAGCTTACCACTAGCCATTAGGAACTTCTCCGCCATTGCTTCCATACCATTATCGCGCAGCATATCACGGAATATCTCAAAGTTGCCAGCCTTATACGCACCCGTATATTGCGGTATCTCCTTGAAATCAGGGAATACGCACCACTGTCCCTGCTCATGGGCAATGATGGGAGAGTTATTAGATGTCGCTCCTTTATAATTACGAGGATATTCTATGCCGCTGAAGTAGTCATCATCGCTCGACGGGGCTTTCTTGTCCCAGTCCAGTCCGCGGGCGCCACCCTTCACATGATATTCCGAGCCATTATCCCAGGCCCAACCTCCACCTACCGATGCACCGCAATACACCTTCGTAGAGTCATATTCATGCATCTTCTTCACCCACTCGTTACAATAGGTCACCCAGTCGCCCGCAGGCTCATTACCAGCAGCCATCATCACAAACGAGGGGTGATGACCGTATTCGTCAACGATACGTTTAGACTCCTCCAACAGATATTGGTCTATCTTCTGTCCACGACGCAGCTTCACACCATGATTAGGCCATGAAGGTCCTTCTGGCTGAAGATAGAAACCTATGCGGTCAGCAGCAGCAAAGGCAGCCTCTGGCGGACAGTAGCTGTGGAAGCGCATGTGGTTGAGACCGTACTCCTTACATTTCTTAAAGATACGTACCCACTCGTCCTCATCTGTAGGCGGATAACCCGTCTCTGGAAAACAGCAGTTCTCCACTGTGCCACGCAAGAACAGCGGACGATCGTTAAGATAGAACTGACGGCCCTTGATAGCTATCTCACGCAAGCCAAACTGTGTCTCATAGACGGTCTCGCCAGCCTCAACGGTCAGTCTGTACAGATTAGGATGGAACTCATCCCAATACTTCACGTCATGCCCCAGATCGAATTTAAACGTAATCTTACTACCCTCGGCATTAACGGTAGAACCTCTTACCTGTTTTCCCGTCTGTCCGTCGTGCATATAGCGAATGCTGGCCTTTACGTTATAGTCGTAGAGTGGAAAGAAGCGAAGACCGTCAACATGATTCTCCAATCGTACTTCCACAGTAACAGCGCCCTCAGCTACATGAGGTGTGATGCGCACCTGCTTGATATTCAGCTTCTTCCATTGCGCCTGCAGTTCAATACGTCCTGTAATACCATTCCAGTTACCTTGCGTCTGGTCGGTCACCGAGTGCGAGTCCTGTCCTACGCATACGTTCTCTATACCATTATATACACGAATGGCAATCTCGTTGCTCTCACCTCTTTTAATATATTTCGTCACATCAAAGCGATGAGGCGTTGATAGTGACATCTGGTGCCCCACTTCATGACCATTAACAAAAACCGTTGTCTCTATATGAGGACGTTCCAAGAAGAGCGTAATGCGCTGGTCGCCCCACTCCTTTGGCACATAGACGCTGCGCCTATACCAGGCATTACCCACGTAATGCTTCTCGGGTGTCAGGAAGAAAGGGAACTTCATCTGTCCCTTCTTCCTATACGGTTCCATATAAGGATTAAAGAAATACGACGAGTCGTAGAGCGAACCTGTCCACTGCGTATGGATATCTATATCATTACCCTTGCCGTTGGTCAGCATTGAGCCTGGCAGCATCACGTAGTCATCATAACTAGGCGTGTCGCCCAAAGCAAAGTCCCATGGCCCCGACAGGTCAATGATTTGCTGAGCCAGCATAGCATTACCGCCAACCAGCGCAACGATAATAGTCAATAGCAGTTTCTTCATTCCTTAATAGCTTGTTCCACCTGTTCTGCAATCTGCTGCATACCTTTCACCGAGGGGTGTCCAGCTTTCTTGTCAATAGCCTGCAGTTCTATACATTTCACGCCATAGCGCTTGCAGATAGTCTTCGATGATGAGGTAACCTCAGCACTCAAGCCATCGTTCAGCAGGAAATAAATCTTCGACTTCTTATAATTCTTAGTCATCCAATCCAGCATATAAGCCATAGCAGGACGGAACGACCACAAATCCTCCTTCGTGATATTCTCGTACTTAAACTCACCGATGGGGGCATGAGCCCAACTGTCGTTCGTAGCACCGAAAATCAGGATAACATCAGGATTCTCACCCAGATTACTCATGCGCTTCGTAAACGAACGGTCACTATAGTCTTCCTTATTATAACCTGTGTTACAGATGGTTGAGCCGCTATAGGAGTTGTTCATTCCCAGCGTCCATCCCATCTTTTTAGCCAACAACGTCCACCATGTCTGTTCCACGCTGTTCACGTCCGTCTGATTGGGATCGTTCTGTTTAAAATACCAGATGGCATTTCCTTTAGGGATAGCCCCTTCAAAAGTGGAATACGAATCGCCTAGTACGGCAAGGGTCTTGGTTTGTGCACCTGCTGAAAGACAACATATCAACAGCAGTACCAACAATGAAATTTGTTTTTTCATATCTAGTTATTTTTTTTCATATTCATCAGCGAACGTAGTGCATGCGCACCAAAATGATTGACATCCAGGTTTTCCACCTCCGTCAGATAATGTTCTGCATGCATCTTGTCGCCTAGACCATAATAGCCCAAGGCCAGCATATAGAGACAGTGGATGCGGTTCTGCTCATCCAGATTACCATCCCATATTAGCAAATCGGGCAGGGATACGGCGAAATAGTCCATCGTGATGTGGTCGAAAAAGTGCTGTTTGCCGTAGTTCACGAGTTTATAGAACAGGCCACGCGCCTTGTCTTCTTGTCCCAATGCCCTGTAACACAGACCGGCGTAGAAAATCTTGTCGGGCTTCGCATCATTATAATACATCGCAGCAGCCGGTTCCGTAGGCCCTGCGGTACCTTCCTCGTAGCGTCCAAGGAAATAAAGGAAGTCATTATCCTGTGCGCCAAAGAGTTTTCCCTCGCCAAGATGTGGTGGGAACACTAGGCATTCCTCCAATAGTTGTGTAGCTTTTTCTTTCTCGCCACGAGCGAGTGCTTGTTTGGCGAGTTCCACACGACAAATCTGATACTGTCCGCTAACCTTGCCTTCGCCACCTTCCCACGGATGGAACTGGTGCGCATCGAGTTTCTTCATCGCCTCTTCATAGCGTCCTAAGAGATTTAACAGGGTGATTTCTTCAAGTACGAGGTCATCACGCTGGGCTATCAGTTGTGGATACTTCTGCAAGAAAGCCAATCGCTCTGCATGAGGTTTCTGCATACGTTTATAGAGCTGATCCAGTTCCATGAACACGCGGGCATCCGTCTCATCCAAATGGAAGGCCTTTTCCATATATGCCACAGCTTCTTCTGGCTTATTCTGTTTATTGAAACGAGCCAACGCCAAATTACGCCATACGGTGGGGAAGTTGGGATCCATCTTAGCCGACTGTTCCCAATTCTTGACGGCAAGGTCATACTGACGCTTGTCGTAATATAGACATCCCAGATAATAAAGTGCGCGAGCTGACGGGCAGATAGGCAGTAGAGAAGAGAAACTCAGCGCTTCCACGTCTTCCAAACGATTGGGGAAACAGTAGTCAGGCTTTGCTGCCTCGGCCTTCTTCAGATATGCCACACTCTCTTCCATCTCGCTCCAATAAGCCAGATAGTAATAGGTCAGAGGCGACTCTTCCACCTTTCTGTCGATAGCAATCTGCAGCACTTGCGACGCCTCCTCAAGGAGTTCTGCGTGAGCATATTCCAATGCTGTCTCATGATAATTACAGATATTGCCATGCATCAGTTGCACCATCTGCTCCAATGGCTCTCTGTTGCCTGTGAGCAGATACTCCTCCATCATGCACACATAATTGAATCGGTCTATCTTATAACTCTCCTGAATCCAGTTGAGTGCCTCTTCCTGACGTCCCAGTTTGCGCAGCGCCACAGCTTTCATGGCACGTGCCTGATGGTTATGACTATTACTGATAAGGGCACGCTCCAACTCATCAAGCGCATCCTCCCATCGTTCCCTTGCCATACTAATACAGGCAGCCTCGAAATAGCCGGCATCAGCCCAAGCCTTGTTCCACGTTGATTTCCAGAAACAGTTATAGGCCTCATTCTGCTGATGACGGAAACGCTTGCAGAGACCCAGATAGAACTGTGGCTCACCATCGTATGGATTGGGGTTGCGTTTCTTTAAGACCTTCACCGCTGTTTGCAGATAAGACTCTGCCTTGACGAAACGAGCACGGCGCAGATACCAAAGACCCATTTGCATGTTACAACGATAATCCATCGGATCACGTCGCAACGCTTCCTCGTAGTAGTCGAGTGCGCTCCACGTAGCATGACGATACTGTTCCAGATGGAGACCCGTCAGATAGAGCTGGTCAATGGTTTTCGTATCTTGAGGTGACAGGGCTGCTTCAGCTGCATCGGGTATCGGACGAATTTCATCGGGTTCTGCATGCCATTCCAAGAGTGGCAGACGTCTTGCACCCTCTGCACGGTCGATGCTCAACTGCAGTATATCCAGTGTCTCATCGCCTGTTGAGACGGTCTCTTCAAGCACTTTCTCAGGACTCAGCGTCATCACCTTGTCATAATACTTGATGCCCTTTTCTCCTTCAAGTACAATTCTCACCGTCTGCTTTGACGTAGCCAGCACCTTGAAGCATACGCCAGCCTCCGTCTGTTCGATATTCAGTATAAAGTCCTTTGAGGCCTGCTTCACCACACCCAGTTCACGATAGGGCATGAAATACTGCACGAACTGTTTCTCCTCGTAGGGCATCAGCCACGTGAAGTCAGGCTGGTTTTCGGTATATACACCAGCCATCAGTTCGATGTAAGGACGATAACCGCTTTTGAGTTCCATGTTATCAGTTCCAACCTCGTCGGTGAGATTCCTATCCCACGCTCTTCCGAAGTCACCATTACCCCACGTCCATTGCTTCTTACCTGGTGAGAACTGATGACTGGCCACATGCAGCATACCACCCTTGGTATCGTTTTCGTAGCCACCTTCGAAGTCATACTTCGAGTTCACGGCCATATAACTTGTTGGCACAGGAATATTCTTATAGTTCGAGATATCCACACCTGCCGAATAGTCCATCTTATAATAGGTACCTGTAGCGATGGGGAAACTCGAAACAGCACGCTTTCCGTGGTCAAATACAGCATTCACATCAGGTGGGAATACGCTTTGGTACGCATCGTTTACCTCCACAGCAGGGTTAGCCCACCAAAGGAAGGTCTGAGGCAATGATGTGCGATTGCTGACGCGTCCCTGTATCTCCAGATAGGCGCAACCAGGACGAAGCGTAAAGCCTGCCATACCTTTTTGGTGGAACATACGCTCCATTTCGTTCACCCATACCGTTACGCTGCCATCCTCGTTTTCCACAATATCGCAGTCCACAGGCAGATAGGTTGACGGACGGTGATGCTGGGGCCAGTTGAACTCAATGCCGCCACTAATCCAAGGACCTGTCAGACCTACCAGCGCAGGCTTGATGACGTGGTTGTAATAAACAAAGTGGCGCTGCTTAATCTTGTCGTACGCCATCTGGATGCGTCCGCCCAGTTCGGGCATCACCATCACCTTGATATATTCATTTTCCAGGAATACTACGTTCCATTCGTGAGGTGTGGGTTCATCAGCTATAGACTCAATCACGGGATAGGGATACACCACGCCACTCGACCCCTGATAGACTCTTTTTTCTAAGAATATTGGATTTTTCTCAGCTTTTCCAATCTCATACGTTGGAATTGTTACTATTTCTCTCCAAGCTTTTATCATTATAGTATATGTAATTATTAAACTAATTCTTTTTCTAATTCTTCCAAGCTCTTTCCTTTAGTCTCCGGACAACGGTTCCAAAGGAACACAAAGGCGCACATGCAGATAGCGCTATAGATCCAGAAAGTGCCGTAACTTCCCAGCGATGCATTCATCGAGGGGAACGAGAAGGTAAGCGTGCAGCAACCTACCCACAGGGCAAACGTACACGTAGCCATAGCCACACCACGAATACGGTTGGGGAAGATTTCAGCCAATAGCGTCCATGTGACAGGCCCTAATGTCATAGCATACACTGAGATGGCCGTCACCACAAGTACTACCATCATCACGCCTTTTACTTCCAGGAAATAACAGGTGCCCAACGTTAAATAAATCATTCCTAATCCGCCTGCACCAATCAGCATCAGCGTGCGACGTCCCCACTTCTCAATAGTATATAGAGCAACGAAGGTGAAGGCCACGTTGGCAATTCCCGTAATGACGATATCAATAAACATACTATCTACATCATAGCCAGCGCCCACGAAGATTTCCTGAGCATAATTGAAAATCACATTCGTGCCACACCACTGCTGGAACACGGCGATAAAAAGACCCAGCAAAAGCACCTTTCCATATTTGCTTTGCAGCAATTCACCCAGTCCTGCCTCTTTTCCTGTACACTGCGACTCTGTCGCAGCCTTCATTTGCTGATACACCGGACTCTCGGGAATAAAGAAGCTCATCACTAAGAATAGCGCTGCAGGCACTGTTTCGGCCCAGAACATCCAGCGCCAGCCCCACTCTACATTCCACGCTTGGTTCTCAGCTATCGACGTATCGCGAGCCAACAGCATGTTGACTATCTGCGCAGCCAATATACCCAGCACAATAGTCATCTGATTCAAGCTCACCATGCGCCCGCGGATGTTTGCCGGACTCACCTCGGCGATATACATGGGCGACAATGCCGATGCCACACCGATACCAACGCCACCAATGAAGCGCGCTATATTAAACAAGGTAAAATCATTGAAAAGGCCTGTACCTATGGCAGATACCGTGAACAGCACGGCAGCTGTAGTCAACAACGGCTTACGCCCAAACCTGTCAGCCAAGGCGCCAGCCACCATAGCACCTATCAGACAGCCCACCAAGGCTGTTGACATAGCCACACCCTGCAGCCACGTATTACCTGCTATATCAAAGAATTGTTCATAAAAAGGTTTCGCACCGCCTATCACCACCCAGTCGTAACCAAAGAGCAGACCGCCCAAGGCTGATACAGAGCAGATGAAATAAACGAACACCTTGTTGTTATCTTGCATTTTTGTAAGGTTTTTTAGTTTCAAGGTGCGAAGGTACGAAAAAAAGAGCGAAAATGCAAATTAATTTGCGAAGAAGTGGCAATTAGTGTTCTGTTGTCAAAGTCTTGGCACTAATAATGTTCTGGAAAACATAAACCATATCTGGTACATCCATCAATCCCTGATGATTGATTATCTTAACCTTAATATTGTATTCTGTATTATCTTGATATACAGAATCAAATCCTTCTATCTGCGAAAACTGCCATTCATCAGAGCTGTTCCCCCTAACTTTATAATACGCCACAGGGATTCCATCCGTACTATACCCCATTGAACGTCCGTTGGCGGCAACTTCTAATTCACCAAAAGTGTATTGGTCGTTGTTCGTACTATCATCATCCGAACATCCCGTAATGCCTACAAGCATTGAGAAAAAGAGTGCAATCGTTAATAATCTTCTCATCATACTATATAAAATGATATTACTTGTTTATGGTTGTCGAAAACAACCGCGAATTTAGTAAATATAGTAATTAACTCCAAACTTATTTCAAGAAATTATGAGAATTACATATTTTTTAGAATTTTTATCCGATTTGTTTTTGGCTTTCACCATCACCATAAATTATTCATTTACAATGTATTTTGGTGAAACCCATTTTGAAGGCTTCCGAACTTGATGAGTTTAAGAACACAACTTGGCAAGTTTAAGGTCACAACTCGGTAAGTTGGACATCACAACTCGGCGAATTGAAGGTGATAACTCTATGACTTATGATTATAACTCCTAGACTTATTATCGTAACTCTTAAACTTATGAACGTAAGTCTTAGACTTATTATTCTAACTCTAAGGTTTATTGTAATATTAGCGCGCCGAAATAAGGTTTCACCATATCTTTTTAACCCTCATATATTTATGGAGAATGTGAAACCCTTTTGCAAAGTATTTTACTTTTTGTAATTACTACATCAAAGGTATAAAAATCCCAAGACTTTCGTTGAAGTCTTGGGATT containing:
- a CDS encoding DUF5107 domain-containing protein; the encoded protein is MIKAWREIVTIPTYEIGKAEKNPIFLEKRVYQGSSGVVYPYPVIESIADEPTPHEWNVVFLENEYIKVMVMPELGGRIQMAYDKIKQRHFVYYNHVIKPALVGLTGPWISGGIEFNWPQHHRPSTYLPVDCDIVENEDGSVTVWVNEMERMFHQKGMAGFTLRPGCAYLEIQGRVSNRTSLPQTFLWWANPAVEVNDAYQSVFPPDVNAVFDHGKRAVSSFPIATGTYYKMDYSAGVDISNYKNIPVPTSYMAVNSKYDFEGGYENDTKGGMLHVASHQFSPGKKQWTWGNGDFGRAWDRNLTDEVGTDNMELKSGYRPYIELMAGVYTENQPDFTWLMPYEEKQFVQYFMPYRELGVVKQASKDFILNIEQTEAGVCFKVLATSKQTVRIVLEGEKGIKYYDKVMTLSPEKVLEETVSTGDETLDILQLSIDRAEGARRLPLLEWHAEPDEIRPIPDAAEAALSPQDTKTIDQLYLTGLHLEQYRHATWSALDYYEEALRRDPMDYRCNMQMGLWYLRRARFVKAESYLQTAVKVLKKRNPNPYDGEPQFYLGLCKRFRHQQNEAYNCFWKSTWNKAWADAGYFEAACISMARERWEDALDELERALISNSHNHQARAMKAVALRKLGRQEEALNWIQESYKIDRFNYVCMMEEYLLTGNREPLEQMVQLMHGNICNYHETALEYAHAELLEEASQVLQIAIDRKVEESPLTYYYLAYWSEMEESVAYLKKAEAAKPDYCFPNRLEDVEALSFSSLLPICPSARALYYLGCLYYDKRQYDLAVKNWEQSAKMDPNFPTVWRNLALARFNKQNKPEEAVAYMEKAFHLDETDARVFMELDQLYKRMQKPHAERLAFLQKYPQLIAQRDDLVLEEITLLNLLGRYEEAMKKLDAHQFHPWEGGEGKVSGQYQICRVELAKQALARGEKEKATQLLEECLVFPPHLGEGKLFGAQDNDFLYFLGRYEEGTAGPTEPAAAMYYNDAKPDKIFYAGLCYRALGQEDKARGLFYKLVNYGKQHFFDHITMDYFAVSLPDLLIWDGNLDEQNRIHCLYMLALGYYGLGDKMHAEHYLTEVENLDVNHFGAHALRSLMNMKKNN
- a CDS encoding glycoside hydrolase family 2 protein codes for the protein MKKLLLTIIVALVGGNAMLAQQIIDLSGPWDFALGDTPSYDDYVMLPGSMLTNGKGNDIDIHTQWTGSLYDSSYFFNPYMEPYRKKGQMKFPFFLTPEKHYVGNAWYRRSVYVPKEWGDQRITLFLERPHIETTVFVNGHEVGHQMSLSTPHRFDVTKYIKRGESNEIAIRVYNGIENVCVGQDSHSVTDQTQGNWNGITGRIELQAQWKKLNIKQVRITPHVAEGAVTVEVRLENHVDGLRFFPLYDYNVKASIRYMHDGQTGKQVRGSTVNAEGSKITFKFDLGHDVKYWDEFHPNLYRLTVEAGETVYETQFGLREIAIKGRQFYLNDRPLFLRGTVENCCFPETGYPPTDEDEWVRIFKKCKEYGLNHMRFHSYCPPEAAFAAADRIGFYLQPEGPSWPNHGVKLRRGQKIDQYLLEESKRIVDEYGHHPSFVMMAAGNEPAGDWVTYCNEWVKKMHEYDSTKVYCGASVGGGWAWDNGSEYHVKGGARGLDWDKKAPSSDDDYFSGIEYPRNYKGATSNNSPIIAHEQGQWCVFPDFKEIPQYTGAYKAGNFEIFRDMLRDNGMEAMAEKFLMASGKLQTLCYKYEIERNLRTKDYAGFQLLGLNDYSGQGTALVGPLSVHWQEKGYTTGRNWREFCNSLVVLARFPKFVYTNNETLRIPVEVYNAFYGHFVNAGVSYYIADDSMKVWHRGSLLLDTISVGKNQELGIVTFPLDSIKHPTKLTLYAYLGRLVKNHWDFWVYPKEGNQGEVLNDKVYIADSLDAHALKVLKKGGTVLLTAAGRVKLGSDVVQHYLPVFWNTSWFKMRPPHTTGAYINKEHPLFKHGFPTDDWSNLNWWELLNKAQVMNLMELPKEYQSPIQPIDTWHVSRKLGMLIEAKVLKGKLLMTTMDITKDLEHRHVARQMRQAILDYIQSDDFQPAMTLTPETINHFYSMQAPPVNMFTKDSPDELKPKIK
- a CDS encoding DUF4377 domain-containing protein, coding for MMRRLLTIALFFSMLVGITGCSDDDSTNNDQYTFGELEVAANGRSMGYSTDGIPVAYYKVRGNSSDEWQFSQIEGFDSVYQDNTEYNIKVKIINHQGLMDVPDMVYVFQNIISAKTLTTEH
- a CDS encoding SGNH/GDSL hydrolase family protein; protein product: MKKQISLLVLLLICCLSAGAQTKTLAVLGDSYSTFEGAIPKGNAIWYFKQNDPNQTDVNSVEQTWWTLLAKKMGWTLGMNNSYSGSTICNTGYNKEDYSDRSFTKRMSNLGENPDVILIFGATNDSWAHAPIGEFKYENITKEDLWSFRPAMAYMLDWMTKNYKKSKIYFLLNDGLSAEVTSSSKTICKRYGVKCIELQAIDKKAGHPSVKGMQQIAEQVEQAIKE
- a CDS encoding sugar porter family MFS transporter, encoding MQDNNKVFVYFICSVSALGGLLFGYDWVVIGGAKPFYEQFFDIAGNTWLQGVAMSTALVGCLIGAMVAGALADRFGRKPLLTTAAVLFTVSAIGTGLFNDFTLFNIARFIGGVGIGVASALSPMYIAEVSPANIRGRMVSLNQMTIVLGILAAQIVNMLLARDTSIAENQAWNVEWGWRWMFWAETVPAALFLVMSFFIPESPVYQQMKAATESQCTGKEAGLGELLQSKYGKVLLLGLFIAVFQQWCGTNVIFNYAQEIFVGAGYDVDSMFIDIVITGIANVAFTFVALYTIEKWGRRTLMLIGAGGLGMIYLTLGTCYFLEVKGVMMVVLVVTAISVYAMTLGPVTWTLLAEIFPNRIRGVAMATCTFALWVGCCTLTFSFPSMNASLGSYGTFWIYSAICMCAFVFLWNRCPETKGKSLEELEKELV